From Quercus robur chromosome 8, dhQueRobu3.1, whole genome shotgun sequence:
TGGGTAACTTCAATGGCAAAAGTCTGTAACGATGTTATCCGTATTGGGGTTTGGTTCCCTTTTTGGACCCGTTCCTACTAAACGAATCAGCCCAGTACTGGGAAAGCAAGCCATTTCCATTACAATTACTTAGAACCATTGTTACTACTCAACGATGGTGACTTTCAGTTTCTTTAACACTTTCATTgttattcttttcctttttttcttgtaGAGTTTTATATTATTAACCATTCTACTATGATATCTTTTGCTCATTCTGTTGTATCAGTTGCTTTGTTGTAACCCTCTTTTATTTAATCTACGATATCAGTTATTCTACTGTACTAGTTATTTTATCTGCGgtattagttattttttgttgtatCAGATATTCTGCTATAATCCTTTCACTCAGCATATTTTATTGTAGAAGTCATTCTGCTGTAGAATCCCTCGCTGTGCCAAATAATTACTCTGTCATGACCATATCTGTCGTGCCCAACATGTCACACCCTTCCCAAGCTGTTTCAACATTGGGCATGCTTGGCTTGCGCACAAGCTGGCCTGTGGTATAACTCCCAAGGGGCCAGTCCCGACTCCCATACCCATCAACTCACAGACCTTGGTGTAGCAAACGGGCCCAAGCCCATCAACGTAGAAAGGCCCCCACATGCGGAAAGAGGAGTCATTTCGTTGGCAATTATGTCATATTTTCAGTGTAatgttgatatatttttataaaattacattgttcttatgttattaaaatcttgtattttcttttttctctctaatatAAGTGATGAATTTACTTATATATCCTTCATCTTTAGGTTATTTAAGACATATAGAGAATAAACCATTTGTGAGGATCACTAGAAACAAATTCCAATCACACActacattatttacaaaatatctcaccttatataataattaaatgtaaaatacattatatttcctaaaaataaataaataaataaaccttacaaaatttaaaacaatttttgataacaaatacttttttcttttttttttagaatcttttgataacaaatacaaatagcttaatttagaaaataatcaaaatataatatattgtaCCAAATAtactttgttagaaaataatgacattgtatcaaaaaaagaaaaagaaaataatgacatCATTTGAGAAGGATTTGGGATTAACActaattagaaaataatcacatcatATGATAAGTCTAGTATGCTATTCCCCAACTCCCAGGCACATTAGGAAAAAGAATACTTGCTCATTCTCGAGTTCTAGTAGTCATAATAATAGAAATGAATACAATTTGATACAAATTCCCGAGTACTTTAATTTGATAACATGAACTTGATTTTTAACAAATAtactttgttagaaaataatcacatcatATAATAAGTCTAGTCTGCTATTTTTTAACATGAACTTGATTGTATCAAAtatactttgtttttttttttttttgagagaatcaAATAtactttgttagaaaataatcatatcatataATAAGTCTAGtctactatttttatttttttataggatactattttcattttttacttaaccaaaaaaaaatccttaaattttgtgtacatcatccaggcctgcGACCAgtgtaattaatttttatggaaGCCCCAACTCCCAAGCAcattaagaaaaagaatactTGCTCATTCTCAAGTTCTAGTAGTCATAACAATAGAAATGAATACAATTCGATACAAATTCCCGAGTACTTTAATTTGATAACATGAACTTGATTTTTAACAATCTGACACATGAACTTTGTTTCAACAATTTCATGCACGAGTTTAATTTCTAACAAATATTTTGTTTGACTTTGTGAATTTGACTAGGCAGATCTCTCAAGTCTAAATTAACAAACAGAACATTCACATTCAGACTCTTTCAGTATTTCTAATATATCCGACCGACAAAACTCTTGTCATCTATTCGTACTAATGCATGAACTGAGGCTAGAGTGTGGCTCGACTTCATGAATTCTTAGCCTTCAGAGATGCAGAGGTTTCTTTAAGCGCTGGAGCTAACAGGAGCTTTCGACCTGCACGTATAACTAGTTGATCGCCTTCATCATAAGTTGAAACCTTCCTTGAATACATCATTGTAGTGGAGCCCAAAATGTCATCTCCAAATCCACATGCTTTGAAAAACATCCTAACAAAAAATTTCGGGAAATCACCAACACCAGCCAAATGTTTTTAAGTTCTATGTCAAAGTAGAACTATGTAATATCATGTGcatttttattcctttcttaACTTCTATACAGCACATTCCCAGTGGCATTATGGATATGGAAGTGACCTACAGCCTGAGAGGGATACTGCCCAAGTTCAACATGACATGGTAACCTCACCATTTCCTATGTTAACTTAATTTTTCTAACTTTCAAGATATGACGAATTTTctaaatacctttttttttggataagtcaATTTTCTAACTACTTACTGCTTGGAGTAGGTAACAAGCGGCAAGATTGACATAGATAACTAAAATACTTCCAATTATTGCACTGGTGAGAAATTATGATTTAATTATAGTTAACAATGGGAATGAATATATGTCAATAGTCCTAATTAGTTGATGAGATCCATAGTTGACCCAAATTTAATCAGGATTTAGGCTTAATTGAGTCAACCTGATTAAATAACCCAAATGCTTAAATCAATGTCAAAATTTGAGGATGGTCGTAACCTTCACACTTgggtttttattaatttttttccctccatccaagagagagagagggtggagaagagagaaaaataaggaaaggttttttgttgataatttgatagttgggggaGAAGGGATTCAAACCCTAAATGTCTTTATTGTAAACATAAGGAAAtaccaattcagctacaaggcacttggcaaaaaaaaaaaaaaaatgaaggccataattaaaaagaaatttctacTTTCATCAATTAATCTTGCAAATTATTTATAACAAACTTCTCTAATTTATTTGGGTAAGCGTGGATAAGTCAGAGAatctaaaagataaaaattgataagatTTCTAAAGGACAGTATGATATTCAATCCGATATTAAGGGGaagtttataaaattaaaaagaataaattttgaCCCAAGCCTTGAGATCTTAAAATTCAAGCAGAGTAGTATATAAGTACCTCTCTTTCTCTGAGCAAACCGCTGCTATGTCATATATGTCTCTACTTGCAAGCATCCTAGAAGAAGGTGATTGTTACACTtagatattatattttataaataaagatCATACAATTATATGAATTGGATCCTCCAGCAATCACTGGTATTAAGATCACCAAAAATTGGATGAACTGGATTAAAGTAACTTACCAAATAAATGATtaggaaggaaagaaaagaaatcacaAGAGATCAAAAttcctcctttttatttttttttaaataatatcaCAAGAGTTCAAAGTACTATTAACTCAATGTGAGAAGTGTGATATCAAATGAAGCAAATCAGAATGTTTACTAACCCCAAATTTGCCGGTTAGTAGGCTACCTTAAAACTATGATCAGTTATGGGAAATTGTACTGACTAACCTTACAATTCTTTTAAGAATCATTCTGCCTATTCCCATTCCTCGTAATGAAGGGATAACCTGGGAAACACTGAAGcacaattataaatatatatacatgctcACTATCTAGTTAAGGTAAAAATGATAATTGAAAAGCATAGAAGAATAATATCTTCGtaactaaaacaaaaagaaactgaTAGTTATATTTTTTCAGTTCAGTAGAGATGTAATGACCATCCTGAAAGATACTGACACAGCATTTCAGTAGCTTAACCAGTTAACCCCATGTAGTCATTGTGGAAATTGAATAAAATCAGACAAAAAACATGTGCATGCAATGtgacttttaagttttaacacttgaattaTACGAGCCTAGAAAATTCATGTTTCACAGAAATCCAAGGACTATGACAATCTTGTCCCTTGCACTTTGCAGACGACCGGTGGACCAATTTCCCAAGTGTGGGTCTTATTGTGTGTACCAAAGCAAATGGaactaacaaaaaatgaaaaaaaatatccatGACTGAAAAACAAAGGCCTAGAATTATCTCCAGAAAAGACAGGATTTGAGGTAGAGCATTCCAGTCCAGTGAGCATGATTGGAAAAAGCGTGATGAGGAAGTAagtaaattcaattttgaacaTCTTAATATGTGACTTTGGTTACTAAACTTGGAAGATCCTCAGAGTGGAATGCATCATCACTCTGGTTTAGTAATTGAATCCACCGACATATGGATGGAGAGATGCAGTTGTTGGTCCTAATGACTAGCAATTCTAagctattaaaaataaaattgaatcaTTTAATTTATGTAATCTTGTTAAAGTAGACATTAAATTAATCCATCTatattcattattaaaaaaattccatcaaTAATAAGATGGGGCAATTCAAGAAAGGCATCCGTCATCACAAAAATGTTTGGAAGGCAATCTGCCACACCCCTACACGTACACGTACACCACATAATAATACCAAAGAACAATAATTCAAAGATGAGGGAAGGatatgcaaattattaaaaaggTACTGACATAATAGATGATATGAAACAGTAGAAATGGATAGAGTAGAGTGTGGTGGATGAGGATATACGTATACCATGACATCGTAGATGGAAGCAGTCAATCCAAAATCGGAAACGGCGCGGCCAAAACCCACCAACTGGGCGTTGAATGGCGTGACAGGCATGAGTTGCTGGAACAAATCTTTAAGACCCAGACCCAGACCCTGAATCTGAATCTGAATATTCTCATTACTAGTAGTATTAATCTCTGATGAAGATTTAGTGgtaaataataaaacatcaGTGGGTTTGCAGAAGACGGAGACGACGAGAGAGCTGTGGGAGAGAGCAGTGCGGAGCTTGTGAATATCGACCGCTTCCACAACATCATTATCACAGTCCAGATACTTAGGGAATCGGTGGCAAGAGTGATTGCAGGCACTATAGAGGTCTCTCAGCTCCTCGGAATTTATGTGGGATGGGTTTGTGGATACGTATATTggcactttttcttttttattctttaccGACACTCTCTTTTCCTTGTCCCCTTTGGCTTTGCTTCTAATATTTCTGCTTACCCATCTTAATTCC
This genomic window contains:
- the LOC126697913 gene encoding uncharacterized protein LOC126697913, whose amino-acid sequence is MEVAVVGGSTRQILGVYPGKCMELRWVSRNIRSKAKGDKEKRVSVKNKKEKVPIYVSTNPSHINSEELRDLYSACNHSCHRFPKYLDCDNDVVEAVDIHKLRTALSHSSLVVSVFCKPTDVLLFTTKSSSEINTTSNENIQIQIQGLGLGLKDLFQQLMPVTPFNAQLVGFGRAVSDFGLTASIYDVMVIPSLRGMGIGRMILKRIVRMLASRDIYDIAAVCSEKERMFFKACGFGDDILGSTTMMYSRKVSTYDEGDQLVIRAGRKLLLAPALKETSASLKAKNS